The window agcgagcaggcgggcgagggcggtacgggggagcgagcaggcgggcgagggcggtacgggggagcgagcaggcgggcgagggagcgagcaggcgggcgagggcggtacgggggagcgagcaggcgggcgagggagcgagcaggcgggcgagggcggtacgggggagcgagctggcgggcgagggcggtacgggggagcgagcaggcgggcgagggcggtacgggggagcgagcaggcgggcgagggagcgagcaggcgggcgagggcggtacgggggagcgagcaggcgggcgagggagcgagcaggcgggcgagggcggtacgggggagcgagcaggcgggcgagggagcgagcaggcgggcgagggcggtacgggggagcgagcaggcgggcgagggcggtacgggggagcgagcaggcgggcgagggcggtacgggggagcgagcaggcgggcgagggcggtacgggggagcgagcaggcgggcgagggggcgagcaggcgggcgagggcggtacgggggagcgagcaggcgggcgagggcggtacgggggagtgagcaggcgggcgagggcggtacgggggagcgagcaggcgggcgagggcggtacgggggagcgagcaggcgggcgagggcggtacgggggagcgagctggcgggcgagggcggtacgggggagcgagcagggaGGAGTGAGCAGCGGGGagtgagcaggcgggcgagggaggTACGGGGGAGAGAGCAGGGAGGAGCGAGCAGACGGGCGAGGgaggtacgggggagcgagcaggcgggcgagggcggtacgagGGAGCAGGTGAGGGGGAGCGGGGGATGGGTGAAGGAGGAAAGGGCGATCGAGCGGGCGGGCAAACGATAAGGGAAGGAGGAAAGGGCGATCGAGCGAGTGAGCGATGGGCGAAGGAGAAAAGGGCGAGCGAGTGAGCGATAGCGGAAGGAGGAAAGGGCGAGCGAGAGATGGCGGAAGGAGGAAAGGGCGAGCGAGCGATGGCGGAAGGAGGAAAGGGCGAGCGAGCGAGCGACGGGGGAAGGAGGAAAGGGCGAGCGAGCGACGGGGGAAGGAGTATAGGGCGAGCGAGCGAGCGACGGGGGAAGGAGGAAAGGGCGAGCGAGCGAGCGACGGGGGAAGGAGGAAAGGGCGGGCGAGCGAGCGACGGTGGAAGGAGGGAAGGGCGGGCGAGCGAGCGACGGTGGAAGGAGGAAAGGGCGGGCGAGCGAGCGACGGGGGAAGGAGGAAAGGGCGGGCGAGCGAGCGACGGGGGAAGGAGGAAAGGGCGGGCGAGCGAGCGACGGGGGAAGGAGGGAAGGGCGGGCGAGCGAGCGACGGGGGAAGGAGAAAAGGGCGGGCGAGCGAGCGACGGGGGAAGGAGGAAAGGGCGGGCGAGCGAGCGACGGGGGATGGAGGAAAGGGCGGGCGAGCGAGCGACGGGGGAAGGAGGAAAGGGCGGGCGAGCGAGCGACGGGGGAAGGAGGAAAGGGCGGGCGAGCGAGCGACGGGGGAAGGAGGAAAGGGCGGGCGAGCGAGCGACGGGGGAAGGAGGAAAGGGCGGGCGAGCGATGCGGGAAGGACGAAAGGGCGAGCGTGCGAGCGATGGGGGAAGGAGGAAAGGGGGCCGTTATGGGGAGAAAGGGGGAGAAAGGAGGCCGAGATGGGGGGTAGAAAGGGGGCCGTGACGTGGGGAGAAATGGGGGCGAGACAGGGGGTATAGAGGGGGCCGAGAGGGGGGTAGAGTGGGGGCCAAGAGGGAGTAGAAAGGGGACCAGACGGGGGGAGAAAGGGGGGCGAGACGGGGGGAGAAAGGGGTGGCGAGACGGGGGGAGAAAGGGGTGGCGAGACGGGGGGAGAAAGGGGTGGCGAGACGGGGGGAGAAAGGGGTGGCGAGACGGGGGGAGAAAGGGGTGGCGAGACGGGGGGAGAAAGGGTGGCGCGACGGGGGAGAAAGGGTGGCGCGACGGGGGAGAAAGGGGGGCGAGATGGGGGGAGAAAGGGGGCGAGACGGGGGGAGAAAGGGGGCCAGACGGGGGGAGAAAGGGGGCCAGACGGGGGGAGAAAGGGGGCCAGACGGGGGGGTTGAAAGGGGGGCGAGACGGGGGGTTGAAAGGGGGGCGAGACGGGGGGTTGAAAGGGGGGCGGTGCGAGACGGGGGAGTAAGGGGTCATGATGATGGGAGTAAGGGGTCATGATGATGGGAGTAAGGGGTCATTATGGGGGGAGTAAGGGGTCATGATGGGGGGAGTAAGGGGTCACGATGGGGGAGTAAGGGGTCACGATGGGGGAGTAAGGGGTCACGATGGGGGAGTAAGGGGTCACGATGGGGGAGTAAGGGGTCACGATGGGGGAGTAAGGGGTCACGATTGGGGGAGAAAAGGGGTCAGGGTGGGTGAGGTAGGGTCATGTAGTATGGAAGTAGGCAAATTAGGTGAACTGTTGgctgaaaaatttttgtaatggGCTGCAAAGGAAGTGATGATAGTTGGAGGGAATTGTAAGAGAATAGATTGGAGTGTGATTTAGCGACGGGAGACATGGGAGGAAAGAGTGGACGTGGGAGGGCAGAGGAGAATGTGTGAGAAGCAGGGGGATGTGTGAGGGAAAATGGGGATGTAGGAAAAAAGAGGGGGATGTGGGAGGGAAGGGGTTGACATGGGAGGGAAGGAGGGGAGGATGGAGGTTATTGGGGGCTGTGGGAGACAAGTGGAAGATGTAGGAGGGCAGATGAGGTGGGAGGGTGGAGTGCGAGATAGGAGGGCATTGGGGTAATTGGGGGAGGTGGGGCCTTAGGGTAGTTGGGGGAGGATGGAGGGCAATGGGGGAGTTGTTGGAGGATGGAGGGCACAGGGGGAGTTGGGGGAGGATGGATGGCAGAGTGGGAGTTGGCGGAGGATGGATGGCAGAGTGGGAGTTGGGGGAGGATGGATGGCAGAGTGGGAGTTGGGGAGGATGGATGGCAGAGTGGGAGTTGGGGGAGGATGGATGGCAGAGGGGGAGTTGGGGGAGGATGGAGGCCAGAGGGGGAGTTGGGGGAGGATGGATAGCAGAGTGGGAGTTGGGGGAGGATGGATGGCAGAGTGGGAGTTGGGGGAGGATGGATGGCAGAGTGGGAGTTGGGGGAGGATGGATGGCAGAGTGGGAGTTGGGGGAGGATGGATGGCAGAGTGGGAGTTGGGGGAGGATGGATGGCAGAGGGGGAGTTGGGGGAGGATGGAGGCCAGAGGGGGAGTTGGATGGCAGAGGGGGAGTTGGAAGTGCAAAGGGGAAATTGGGGGAGTTGGGAGAACAGAAAGGGAGTTCAGGGGTGGTGTGTGGGCATAGGGGGAGTTGGGGTGGCTGGTGGAAAGGCAGAGGGGGAGTTGGAGTGGGAGCTGGGAGGGCAGAGTGGGAGCTGGGAGGGCAGAGGTTGTGTTGGTGTGGTAGCTGGGAGGGCAGAGGGTGGGTTGGTGTGGGAGCTGGGAGGGCAGAGGGTGGGTTGGTGTGGGAGCTGGGTGGACAGAGGAGCAGCTGGTGTGGGAGCTGGGAGGGCAAGGGGGAGCTGGTAAGGGAGCTGGGAGGGCAGGGTCTGGTTGTGGGAAGTGATGGGTACGAAAGAGGGTGGGTGTGGGAAGTGATGGGAATGGCAGAGGGTGGGCGTGGGTAGTCACAGGGTAACGGCAGAGGGTGGGTGTGGGTGGTCACAGGGGAATGGCAGAGGGTGGGTGTAGGTGGTCACGGGGGAACAGCAGAGGGTGGGTGTAGGTGGTCACAGGGGAACAGCAGAGGGTGGGTGTAGGTGGTCACAGGGGAACAGCGGAGGGTGGGTGTAGGTGATCACAGGGGAACAGCAGAGGGTGGGTGTAGGTGATCACAGGGGAACAGCAGAGGGTTGGTGTAGGTGATCACAGGGGAAGGGGAACAGCAGAGGGTGTGTGTAGGTGATCACAGGGGAACAGCAGAGAGTGGGTGTGGGTGATCACAGGATTGAATGTGTGGAAGGACATAATAGGTCACAGGGGGAGCAGTGGAAGGACATAATAGGTCACAGGGGGAGCAGTGGAAGGACATAATAGGTCACAGGGGGAGCAGTGGAAGGACATGAGAGGTAACGGGGGAACGTCAGTGGGGACGTGGTAGGTCACAGGGGAACGTCAGAGGGGATGGGGGAGGTCACAGGGGAACGTCAGAGGGGATGGGGGAGGTCACAGGGGCTCGTCAGAGGGGACGGGGGAGGTCACAGGGGAACGtcagagggggcgggggagggggcgggggaggtcaCAGGGGAACGTCAGAGGGGACGGGGGAGGTCACTGAGGAACATCAGAGGGGACGGGGGAGGTCACAGGGGAACGTCAGAGGGGACGGGGGAGGTCACAGGGGAACGTCAGAGGGGACGGGGGAGGTCACAGGGAACATCAGAGGGGACAGTAGAGGTAAGAAGGAACGGCAAAGGGGTCTGGGAGGTTAGAGGGGACAGCTGTGGGAGTGTGGGAGGTCAGAGGGGGGCAGCAGAGGGGGACGTGTGATATCAGAGGACGGCACAGGGGGACGTGTGACATCAGAGGAGGATGGCACAGGGGGGGCGTGTGACGTCACAGGGGGACGGCAGCAAGGGATGGACAGAGGGCATGTGAGGTCACGTGGTAACAGCAGAGGGGGACATGCGATGTCATGTGGGTATGGCAGAGGGGGACATGGTAGGTCACATGGGAATGGCAGAGGGGGAGTTGCAGAGGAGAACAGCAGGTGGGACGTGGGTGGGCAGAGGTGAAAGAGAAAGTGCAGGTGGGACAAAGGGGAAAGGCAGGGGGGACAGAGGGGAAAGGCAGGGGGGACAGAGGGGATAGGCAGGGGGGACAGAGGGGAAAGGCAGGGGGGACAGAGGGGAAAGGCAGGGGGGACAGAGGGGAAAGGCAGGGGGGACAGAGGGGAAAGGGGGATTTAGGGGGGCAGAGAGATTTAGGAGGGAAGAGGGGAAGTGCAGGGGGGATGTGGGAGGGTAGGGGCGAAGGGGGAAGGGCAGGGCGGAAAGGGTAAGGGGAGGGGGATGTGGGATGGCATAGGGGAAATGACAGGGGCAGGCGGCATGTGCGAGGGCATAGGGGAAACGGGAAGAGCAGGGGCGATATGTGAGTGAAGTGGGGAAATGGAAAGGGTAGGGGGAACGGGAATAGCATGGGCGATGTGGGGGCCACAGTGGAGTGGCAGGGGATGTGGGGTTCGGAGAGGAGTGGCAGGGGGATGTGGGGAAGAGGGGAAGGGCAAAGGGGATGTGGGAGGGCATAGGAGAAATGACATGGACAGGTGACAAGTGCTAGGACACGGGAAACGAGAAGGGCAGGGGGGCATGCGCAAGGGCACAGGGCAAAGAGAAGGGCAGGGTGCATGTGCGAGGCCACAGGGGAAAAGAGAAGGGCAGGGTGCATGTGCGAGGCCACAGGGGAAAAGAGAAGGGCAGGGTGCATGTGCGAAGGCATAGGGGAAAAGGGAATGGCAGGGGGATGTGGAAGGGCAGTGGGGAAATGGGGAAAGGTAGGGGGAATGGAAATGGCAGGAGTGATGTGGCGGTCAGAGGGGAATGGCAGGGGGGATGAGGAGGCCAGAAGTGAACGGCAGGGGGGATGTAGGAGGCAGACGGAAATGGCGAATGGCAGGGGCGATGGGGGGGCAGAGAGTAAGTGCAGGGGCGATGTGGGGGGCAGAGAGTAAGGACCGGGGCGATGTGGGGGGCAGAGCGTAAGTGCAGGGGCGATGTGGGGGCAGATGGTAAGGGCAGGGGCGATGTGGGGGCAGATGGTAAGGGCAGGGGCGATGTGGGGGGCAGAGGCGATGTGGGGGGCAGAGGCGatgtggggggcagagggtggggGCAGAGGCGATGTGGGGGGCAGAGGGTAAAGGCAGAGGCGATGTGGGGAGCAGAGGGTAAAGGCAGAGGCGATGTGGGGGGCAGAGGGTAAAGGCAGAGGCGATGTGGGGGGGCAGAGGGTAAAGGCAGAGGCGATGTGGGGGGCAGAGGGTAAGGGCAGGGGCAATGTGGAGGCGGAGAGGGTAAGTGCAGGGGGACATCCAAGAGCAGTGGGGAATGTAGAAGGGTAAGGGGACGTGGGAAGGCAGGGGGAAATTTAAAATTGCACTGGGGACGTGGGATGGTAGGGGGAAATTTAAAATTGCACTGGGGACGTGGGATGGTAGGGGGAAATTTAAAATTGCACTGGGGACGTGGGATGGTAGGGGGAAATTTAAAATTGCACTGGGGATGTGGGATGGCAGGGGGAAATTTAAAATTGCAGTGTGGACGGGGGATGGCAGAGGGAAATTTAGAATTGCAGGGGGGACATGGGAGAGCAGAGGGGAAAATAGAAGGGCAGGGGTGACATGTGACTGCAGAGAAGAAAGTAGAAAAGCAGGGATGGCGTGTGAGGGCTGACGAGAAAGTAGAAGGGTAGGGATGACTTGTGAGGGTAGAGGAGAAAGTAGTAGAGCAGGGATGACTTGTGAGGGCACAGGACAAAGTAGAAGGGCAGAGGGGAAAGTTAATGGGCAGGGGAAACTAGAATGGTAGAGGGGAAAGTAGAAGGGATGAGGGGAAAGTAGAAGGGATGAGGGGAAAGTAGAAGGGATGAGGGGAAAGTAGAAGGGCAGAGGGGGAAGTAGAAGGGCAGAGGGGGAAGTAGAAGGGCAGAGGGGGAAGTAGAAGGGCAGAGGGGAAAGTAGAAGGGCAGAGGGGAAAGTAGAAGGGCAGAGGGGAAAGTAGAAAGGCAGAGGGGAAAGTAGAAGGGCAGAGGGGAAAGTAGAAGGGCAGTGGGGAAAGTAGAAGGGCAGTGGGGAAAGTAGAAGGGCAGTGGGGAAAGTAGAAGGGCAGAGGGGAAAGTAGAAGGGCAGAGGGGTAAGTAGAAGGGCAGAGGGGTAAGTAGAAGGGCAGAGGGGAAAGTAGAAGGGCAGAGGGGAAAGTAGAAGGGCAGAGGGGAAAGTAGAAGGGCAGAGGGGATAGTAGAAGGGCAGAGGGGAAAGTAGAAGGGCAGAGGGGAAAGTAGAAGGGCAGAGGGGAAAGTAGAAGGGCAGAGGGGAAAGTAGAAGAGCAGAGGGGAAAGTAGAAGGGCAGAGGGGAAAGTAGAAGGGCAGAGGGGAAAGTAGAAGGGCAGAGGGGAAAGTAGAAGGGCAGAGGGGAAAGTACAAGGGCAGAGGGGAAAGTACAAGGGCACAGAGGAAAGTACAAGGGCAGAGGGGAAAGTACAAGGGCAGAGGGGAAAGTACAAGGGCACAGAGGAAAGTACAAGGGCAGAGAGGAAAGTACAAGGGCAGAGGGGAAAGTAGAAGGGCAGAGGGGAAAGTAGAAAGGCAGAGGGGAAAGTAGAAGTACAGAGGGAAAGTAGAATGGCAGATGGAAAGTAGAAGGGCAGAGGGGAAAGTAGAAGGGCAGAAGTACAAGGGCAGAGGGGATAGTACAAGGGCAGAGGGGATAGTACAAGGGCAGAGGGGAAAGTAGAAGGGCAGAGGGGAAAGTAGAAGGGCAGAGGGGAAAGTAGAAGGGCAGAGGGGAAAGTAGAAGGGCAGAGGGGAAAGTAGAAGAGCAGAAGGGAAAGTAGAAGGGCAGAGGGGAAAGTAGAAGGTCAGGGGAAAGTAGAAGGTCAGGGGAAAGTAGAAGGTCAGGGGAAAGTAGAAGGTCAGGGGAAAGTAGAAGGTCAGGGGAAAGTAGAAGGTCAGGGGAAAGTAGAAGGTTAGGGGGAGGTGGGGGCAGATGGGAAAGTGGAAGGGCAGGGGGAGGTGGGGGCAGATGTGAAAGTGGAAGGGCAGGGGGATGTGGCGGCAGAGGGGAAAGTAGTAGAGCAGGGGGATGTGGCAAGCAGAAGGGAAAGTAGAAGGGTAGGGGGATGCAGGGGCAGAGGGGAAAGTAGAAGGGCAGGGGGATGTGGAGGCAGAGGGGAAAGTAGAAGGGCAGGGGGAGGTGGGGGCAGAGGGAAAGGTGGGAGGGAAGAGGGGAAATGCTGGAGGGCAGAGAGGAATGTGGGAGGGATGAGGGGAAATGCTGGAGGGCAGAGGGGAATGTGGGAGGGAAGAGGGGAACTGCTGGAGGGCAGAGGGGAATGTGGGAGGGAAGAGGGGAACTGCTGGAGGGCAGAGGGGAATGTGGGAGGGAAGAGGTGAAATGCTGGAGGGCAGAGGGTGAGGTGGGAGGGAAGAGGGGAAATGCTGGAGGGCAGAGGGGTAGGTGGGAGGGAAGAGGGGAAATGCTGGAGGGCAGAGGGGGAGGTGAGAGGGAAGAGGGGAAATGCTGGAGGGCAGAGGGCGAGGTGGGAGGGAAGAGGGGAAATGCTGGAGGGCagagggggaggtgggagggaaGAGGGGAAATGCTGGAGGGCAGAGGGGGAGGGAAGAGTACGAGTGCGGATTGggcaggggagagggaggggtacgAGTGCGGAAGGgccaggggagagggaggggaatgAGCGCGGAAAGGAGAGGGGAGGCGGAGGGGAATGAGCACGGAGGGGAGAGGGATGCGAATGAGCGCGGAAGgacgaggggagagggaggggaatgAGTGCAGGAAGGCGAGGGGAGAGGAAGAGGAATGAGcgcggaggggagagggagaggcatGTGCGCGGAAGGGCGAGGGGATAGGGAGGGGAATTAGCGTGAGcgcggagaggagagggaggggaatTAGCGTGAGcgcggagaggagagggaggggaatGAGCGTGGGCGCGGGTGGTAGAGGGAGGGGAATGAGCGTGGAAGGGCGAGGGGAGAGGGAGGGTTATTATCGTGGAACGACGAGTGGAGAGGGTGGGGTATGAGCGTGGAATGGCgaggggagagagagggatatGAGCGTGGAACggcgaggggagagggaggggtatgAGCGTGGAAAtgcgaggggagagggaggggtatgAGCATGGAAGGGGGACGGGAGATAGAGGGGTATGTGCGTGGAATGGTGAGGGGAGATGGAGGGGTATGTGCGTGGAATGGTGAGGGGAGAGGGACGGGTACGAGTTCGGAAGGGCCAGGGGAGAGGGACGGGTACGAGTGCGGAAGGGCCAGGGGAGAGGGAGTGAAATGAGCGTGGAAAGGCGTGGGGAGAGGGTTGCATATGAGCGTGGAAGggcgaggggagagggaggggttgaGCGCGGTAGGGCGGGGGGAGAGGGAAGGGATGAGCGCGTGTGGGCGAGGTGAGAGGGAGGGGATGAGCGCGTATGggcgaggggagaggga is drawn from Schistocerca gregaria isolate iqSchGreg1 chromosome 3, iqSchGreg1.2, whole genome shotgun sequence and contains these coding sequences:
- the LOC126355677 gene encoding uncharacterized protein LOC126355677, whose product is MDGRVGVGGGWMAEWELGEDGWQSGSWGGWMAEWELGEDGWQRGSWGRMEARGGVGGGWIAEWELGEDGWQSGSWGRMDGRVGVGGGWMAEWELGEDGWQSGSWGRMDGRGGVGGGWRPEGELDGRGGVGSAKGKLGELGEQKGSSGVVCGHRGSWGGWWKGRGGVGVGAGRAEWELGGQRLCWCGSWEGRGWVGVGAGRAEGGLVWELGGQRSSWCGSWEGKGELVRELGGQGLVVGSDGYERGWVWEVMGMAEGGRG